From the Cryptococcus neoformans var. neoformans JEC21 chromosome 6 sequence genome, the window TTGTATGCCTCACTGCTGCGGTTGAATGGTACTGCAGCTTATTTATGTGAGTTTTTCCGTCTAGATCGTTTAACGTCGCTCTCTAACTTTCTCCTACAATTTTACAGATACAAAAACCTCACCATGGTATCATTATTTATTATGTCATCGAGAAGAGGCGTGAGCTGATGAAGGTGGACTAATAAGAGAGGCTTTTTAGACTGATTGGGCCGATGTGGATCTCATAAGATTTAGCAAAACAATACGATATCGAAGAGTACTTTTGGACAGCTGTAACTCATTCAAttcattcattcttcttACTATGTTCAATCCGGCTGTGAGTGCAAAAATAAATGACAAGGCAGAGTAAAGAGACGCGTTTACTTGGCTGCGTTTACTTGGctctgctccttcttcttctcatctcgGTTACCGTAAGACTTGCTTGCGTACTAAGTATGCCTTATTAACCGTAGCTCTTACATATCATACACCAGCAAAGCTGCAAAACTCACATCACCGTTGGTAACGATCAAGTTAACAGGGTTCTGCTCCTCGCCAGCAAAGTAACGCCTGATGATCTCCTTGGTACCTTCAGCATATCTGGTTTGAGCATCAAGAGTAGTGCCCGAGTCTGAAAGTCCGTCAATACACATCACTCAATAACATTCACAGATAATAGCCACTTACAGTGGGGCACCATGCCGTTACCCCCGCCGAGAGGATTGGCCATGTGCCTCCAGGGGTGGTCCTTGGGAGCGGGCTGAACGTCTGCAGGACAGTCAGTACAGCTAGTCATTTATGTATGAGTTCCACTGCTTACCCCAGACATCTACAGTTACGCGATACTATGAGCCTCAATATTCCATAAACGATGATATTTCAGTGCTTACCTCCAGCGTAACCTAGGAGATGGCCAGACTCCAAAGCCTTCTTGACGGCATTGCGGTCACAAATGGCGCCCCGAGCAGTGTTGACCAACCAAGAACCAGGCTTCATCTTGCTGATGAGTTCTTCGTTGAAGAGACCACGAGTCTTCTCATGAAGAGGGCAGTTCTAGAACAAACAGTTTCAACGAATAGCTGGATTGGAATATATGAAAAGACTTACGATGGTGACGATATCACATTGCGCGACCATGTCCTCAAGTTTCTCCACTCTTCGAGCCTTGATAGCCTTGGCCGCCTCTGGAATTTACCGGTGAGCTAGCACTGGTGATAACACGAGTTTAAACTTACCAGCAGGGAGGCCAGCGTAATCGAACCACAAAAGCTCCTTGCAATCGAAGGGTTGCAATCTCTGCAGGACTCGGTACCCGATTCGACCACAGCCTACGGTACCGACAACCTTACCCTCGAGGTCAAAGGCATTACGAGCAATTTTGGCAACGTTCCAGTCGTCGGCCTGGATCTGCTCGTGAGCTGGAACAAAGTTGCGAACCAAAAGCAAGATGGACATTATCACGTGTCTATTGAGATTCGTCAGTCAGTCAATGAGAGATACCagtgaaaaaaaaagaatccTGCAGAGACATACTCGGCAACGGAGACGACATTGGAGCCGGAAACCTCAGCAACAGtgatcttcctcttgttgGCAGCTTCAAGGTCAATGTGGCTATGAATTCATCCCATGAGCTTTCCACCCCACAAGGAAAAAATACCATTCGACTTACTCAGATCCAACACCAGCGGTTACACAAAGCTTGAGCTTAGAAGCCTTCTCCATGAGTTCAGCGGTAAGATAGCCAGG encodes:
- a CDS encoding formate dehydrogenase, putative — encoded protein: MVKVLAVLYSGGKAAEDESRLLGTVENRLGFADWLKKEGHEFIVTADKEGPDSEFQKHLPDTEILITTPFHPGYLTAELMEKASKLKLCVTAGVGSDHIDLEAANKRKITVAEVSGSNVVSVAEHVIMSILLLVRNFVPAHEQIQADDWNVAKIARNAFDLEGKVVGTVGCGRIGYRVLQRLQPFDCKELLWFDYAGLPAEAAKAIKARRVEKLEDMVAQCDIVTINCPLHEKTRGLFNEELISKMKPGSWLVNTARGAICDRNAVKKALESGHLLGYAGDVWDVQPAPKDHPWRHMANPLGGGNGMVPHYSGTTLDAQTRYAEGTKEIIRRYFAGEEQNPVNLIVTNGDYASKSYGNRDEKKKEQSQVNAAK